The following proteins are encoded in a genomic region of Maylandia zebra isolate NMK-2024a linkage group LG1, Mzebra_GT3a, whole genome shotgun sequence:
- the LOC143420875 gene encoding uncharacterized protein LOC143420875: protein MIICVFCKKVLVTLRGYVLHCRVHKNEPCCIFKCVGANCSQTFTTYSAFKGHFYRVHNAPALQATPKALVADLKCAVSLCARHFQTVKELVSHLNDHIAGGRSVSCPVSGCKHMFTKKSSFTSHMCRKHKACSPDGIDDMYKESRPQPPNDSTEYSENTHETMASASSASDMPEKDSHSYLRNMCLFYLKQLLSYFEEKEESMLLCVEDTCLADEVQLEQVPLTPTIIMCGQSCYSSRRYMLSVDRHLVSTNISSFISALCLMFGSYYNFNIHYPSELASTLEFLQRCFFSINPEKGTKVENKNSKRRLSVNPRVLTLI, encoded by the exons ATGATCATCTGCGTCTTTTGTAAAAAGGTATTGGTCACATTAAGAGGCTATGTACTACATTGCAGAGTGCATAAGAATGAGCcttgttgtatttttaaatgtgttggcGCCAATTGCAGCCAAACATTCACCACGTACTCTGCTTTCAAGGGGCATTTTTATCGTGTGCACAATGCACCTGCACTTCAAGCTACTCCTAAAGCTCTTGTTGCAGATTTAAAATGTGCAGTTTCATTATGTGCCCGCCATTTTCAAACAGTGAAAGAGCTAGTGTCTCACTTAAATGATCATATTGCAGGGGGCAGGTCTGTGTCATGTCCAGTAAGTGGTTGTAAGCATATGTTTACAAAAAAGTCATCATTTACTTCTCACATGTGTAGGAAGCATAAAGCTTGTTCCCCAGATGGTATTGATGACATGTACAAGGAATCTCGTCCTCAGCCCCCAAATGACAGTACAGAATattcagaaaacacacatgaaaccatGGCATCTGCTAGTTCAGCCAGTGATATGCCAGAGAAGGATAGTCATTCTTATCTCAGAAACATGTGTCTCTTTTACCTTAAACAGCTACTCAGCTACTTTGAAGAGAAGGAGGAGTCCATGCTTCTCTGTGTTGAAGATACATGTCTGGCAGATGAGGTACAACTGGAGCAAGTGCCTCTGACACCCACTATTATCATGTGTG GACAGTCCTGCTATTCCTCAAGAAGATACATGCTGAGTGTTGATCGGCACCTCGTCAGCACAAACATatcctccttcatttctgcactGTGCCTCATGTTCGGGAGCTACTACAATTTCAACATCCATTATCCATCTGAGCTGGCTTCCACTTTAGAGTTTCTTCAGAG GTGTTTCTTCTCCATAAACCCAGAAAAAGGAACCAAAGTAGAGAACAAAAACTCAAAGCGTCGTCTCAGTGTGAACCCTCGAGTCCTCACCCTGATTTAG